In Daucus carota subsp. sativus chromosome 4, DH1 v3.0, whole genome shotgun sequence, one DNA window encodes the following:
- the LOC108215838 gene encoding probable inactive receptor kinase RLK902 isoform X2 has protein sequence MNLLYFTIFSFLFAFFSATFSDLTADKAALIALRSSLGGRSLLWNLSNPTPCFWVGVHCQFNRVTELRLPGMALSGQIPPNILGNLTSLLTLSLRFNTLSGEFPNDISSLKSLRNLYLQGNHFSGTIPDAIFSLRNLVRLNLASNNFSGSISSDFGKLNRLGTLYLEHNRFIGSIPDVELHSLVQFNVSYNQLSGKIPTRFSSKLESSFVGNSLCGSPLKSCDGNGGKLSGGAIAGIVIGSVVGVLIIVAILIFVCCRGKGSKKGESKDGRPFKEAGVVDIPRESVVENGSDLSSGYMSVKEKGIVKFDGGKRLVFFGKVEKSFDLEDLLRASAEVLGKGTFGTAYKAVLERGMVVAVKRLKEVAVSEKEYKEKIEGVGKMHHENLVPLRAYYYGGEEKLLVYDYMSMGSLSALLHGRTPLNWETRLSIALGAARGIGYLHSQGSTVSHGNIKSSNILLTSSYEARVSDFGLSQLVGPNNSPNHIDGYRAPEVTDARRVSRKADVYSFGVLLLELLTGKSPTHSLLNEEGIDLPKWVHSVVKEDWTSEVFDLELLRYQSVEDDMVQLLQLAVDCATKYPDKRPTMAEVTRRIEELCGSQHEQKPLHSDILVDNIDSDSL, from the exons ATGAACCTACTTTACTTCACCATTTTCTCCTTTCTTTTCGCCTTTTTTTCGGCCACATTCTCCGACCTCACAGCCGATAAAGCTGCTCTCATAGCTCTCCGCTCCTCTCTCGGGGGACGATCACTCCTCTGGAACCTCTCTAACCCCACCCCATGTTTCTGGGTCGGTGTACACTGCCAATTTAACCGTGTTACTGAGCTCCGGCTCCCCGGAATGGCTCTCTCCGGCCAAATTCCTCCGAACATTCTCGGGAACTTAACTAGTTTGCTCACACTTAGTCTTCGATTCAATACGTTGAGTGGTGAATTCCCAAATGATATCTCATCTCTTAAGTCTCTTCGCAATCTTTATCTTCAAGGTAATCATTTTTCAGGAACTATTCCTGATGCAATATTCTCGTTACGGAATCTTGTTCGTTTAAATTTAGCTTCGAATAATTTTTCGGGTTCGATTTCTTCTGATTTTGGGAAATTGAATCGGTTGGGTACTCTTTATTTGGAGCATAATAGGTTTATAGGGTCAATTCCGGATGTTGAGTTGCATAGTTTGGTTCAGTTTAATGTTTCTTATAATCAGTTGTCAGGGAAAATTCCAACTAGGTTTTCGAGTAAGTTGGAGAGTTCTTTTGTCGGTAATTCACTTTGTGGTAGTCCTCTTAAGTCTTGTGATGGGAATGGTGGTAAGTTATCTGGTGGTGCAATTGCTGGAATTGTGATCGGATCAGTTGTTGGGGTTTTAATTATTGTGGCGATATTGATATTTGTATGTTGTCGAGGAAAAGGTAGTAAAAAGGGGGAAAGTAAAGATGGTAGGCCATTTAAGGAAGCGGGGGTGGTGGACATTCCGCGAGAAAGTGTTGTTGAGAATGGAAGTGATTTGAGTAGTGGATATATGAGTGTGAAAGAGAAAGGAATTGTTAAGTTTGATGGGGGGAAGAGATTGGTGTTTTTTGGGAAAGTAGAGAAGAGTTTCGATTTGGAGGATTTGTTGAGGGCTTCTGCTGAAGTTTTGGGGAAAGGGACATTTGGGACTGCGTACAAAGCAGTTTTGGAGAGGGGAATGGTGGTGGCAGTTAAGAGATTGAAGGAGGTGGCAGTGTCGGAGAAGGAATACAAGGAGAAGATTGAGGGTGTTGGAAAAATGCATCATGAAAATTTAGTACCTTTGAGGGCTTATTATTATGGTGGGGAGGAGAAGCTACTTGTGTATGATTACATGTCAATGGGAAGTTTATCTGCACTTCTGCATG GTAGGACTCCCTTAAATTGGGAAACACGATTGTCAATTGCACTTGGTGCCGCTCGTGGGATAGGATATCTCCATTCACAAGGCTCAACAGTCTCCCATGGAAACATAAAGTCATCAAATATCCTCCTCACTTCCTCATACGAGGCTCGTGTCTCCGACTTTGGTCTTTCCCAACTTGTCGGACCAAACAACAGTCCCAATCACATTGACGGCTACAGAGCACCAGAAGTGACTGATGCTCGCAGAGTGTCCAGGAAAGCAGATGTGTACAGTTTTGGCGTATTGCTCCTGGAACTGCTAACAGGTAAGTCCCCAACCCATTCCCTTTTGAATGAGGAGGGGATAGACCTTCCAAAGTGGGTCCACTCAGTGGTTAAGGAGGATTGGACATCGGAGGTTTTCGATCTCGAGCTCCTCAGGTATCAAAGTGTGGAGGATGATATGGTTCAGCTTTTGCAGCTTGCTGTCGACTGTGCTACTAAGTATCCTGACAAGCGTCCTACAATGGCTGAGGTAACACGCAGAATCGAGGAGCTTTGTGGATCACAGCATGAGCAAAAACCTCTGCATAGTGACATACTGGTTGATAATATTGATTCAGATTCTCTGTAG
- the LOC108215838 gene encoding probable inactive receptor kinase RLK902 isoform X1 produces MNLLYFTIFSFLFAFFSATFSDLTADKAALIALRSSLGGRSLLWNLSNPTPCFWVGVHCQFNRVTELRLPGMALSGQIPPNILGNLTSLLTLSLRFNTLSGEFPNDISSLKSLRNLYLQGNHFSGTIPDAIFSLRNLVRLNLASNNFSGSISSDFGKLNRLGTLYLEHNRFIGSIPDVELHSLVQFNVSYNQLSGKIPTRFSSKLESSFVGNSLCGSPLKSCDGNGGKLSGGAIAGIVIGSVVGVLIIVAILIFVCCRGKGSKKGESKDGRPFKEAGVVDIPRESVVENGSDLSSGYMSVKEKGIVKFDGGKRLVFFGKVEKSFDLEDLLRASAEVLGKGTFGTAYKAVLERGMVVAVKRLKEVAVSEKEYKEKIEGVGKMHHENLVPLRAYYYGGEEKLLVYDYMSMGSLSALLHGNGSAGRTPLNWETRLSIALGAARGIGYLHSQGSTVSHGNIKSSNILLTSSYEARVSDFGLSQLVGPNNSPNHIDGYRAPEVTDARRVSRKADVYSFGVLLLELLTGKSPTHSLLNEEGIDLPKWVHSVVKEDWTSEVFDLELLRYQSVEDDMVQLLQLAVDCATKYPDKRPTMAEVTRRIEELCGSQHEQKPLHSDILVDNIDSDSL; encoded by the exons ATGAACCTACTTTACTTCACCATTTTCTCCTTTCTTTTCGCCTTTTTTTCGGCCACATTCTCCGACCTCACAGCCGATAAAGCTGCTCTCATAGCTCTCCGCTCCTCTCTCGGGGGACGATCACTCCTCTGGAACCTCTCTAACCCCACCCCATGTTTCTGGGTCGGTGTACACTGCCAATTTAACCGTGTTACTGAGCTCCGGCTCCCCGGAATGGCTCTCTCCGGCCAAATTCCTCCGAACATTCTCGGGAACTTAACTAGTTTGCTCACACTTAGTCTTCGATTCAATACGTTGAGTGGTGAATTCCCAAATGATATCTCATCTCTTAAGTCTCTTCGCAATCTTTATCTTCAAGGTAATCATTTTTCAGGAACTATTCCTGATGCAATATTCTCGTTACGGAATCTTGTTCGTTTAAATTTAGCTTCGAATAATTTTTCGGGTTCGATTTCTTCTGATTTTGGGAAATTGAATCGGTTGGGTACTCTTTATTTGGAGCATAATAGGTTTATAGGGTCAATTCCGGATGTTGAGTTGCATAGTTTGGTTCAGTTTAATGTTTCTTATAATCAGTTGTCAGGGAAAATTCCAACTAGGTTTTCGAGTAAGTTGGAGAGTTCTTTTGTCGGTAATTCACTTTGTGGTAGTCCTCTTAAGTCTTGTGATGGGAATGGTGGTAAGTTATCTGGTGGTGCAATTGCTGGAATTGTGATCGGATCAGTTGTTGGGGTTTTAATTATTGTGGCGATATTGATATTTGTATGTTGTCGAGGAAAAGGTAGTAAAAAGGGGGAAAGTAAAGATGGTAGGCCATTTAAGGAAGCGGGGGTGGTGGACATTCCGCGAGAAAGTGTTGTTGAGAATGGAAGTGATTTGAGTAGTGGATATATGAGTGTGAAAGAGAAAGGAATTGTTAAGTTTGATGGGGGGAAGAGATTGGTGTTTTTTGGGAAAGTAGAGAAGAGTTTCGATTTGGAGGATTTGTTGAGGGCTTCTGCTGAAGTTTTGGGGAAAGGGACATTTGGGACTGCGTACAAAGCAGTTTTGGAGAGGGGAATGGTGGTGGCAGTTAAGAGATTGAAGGAGGTGGCAGTGTCGGAGAAGGAATACAAGGAGAAGATTGAGGGTGTTGGAAAAATGCATCATGAAAATTTAGTACCTTTGAGGGCTTATTATTATGGTGGGGAGGAGAAGCTACTTGTGTATGATTACATGTCAATGGGAAGTTTATCTGCACTTCTGCATG GAAACGGCAGTGCAGGTAGGACTCCCTTAAATTGGGAAACACGATTGTCAATTGCACTTGGTGCCGCTCGTGGGATAGGATATCTCCATTCACAAGGCTCAACAGTCTCCCATGGAAACATAAAGTCATCAAATATCCTCCTCACTTCCTCATACGAGGCTCGTGTCTCCGACTTTGGTCTTTCCCAACTTGTCGGACCAAACAACAGTCCCAATCACATTGACGGCTACAGAGCACCAGAAGTGACTGATGCTCGCAGAGTGTCCAGGAAAGCAGATGTGTACAGTTTTGGCGTATTGCTCCTGGAACTGCTAACAGGTAAGTCCCCAACCCATTCCCTTTTGAATGAGGAGGGGATAGACCTTCCAAAGTGGGTCCACTCAGTGGTTAAGGAGGATTGGACATCGGAGGTTTTCGATCTCGAGCTCCTCAGGTATCAAAGTGTGGAGGATGATATGGTTCAGCTTTTGCAGCTTGCTGTCGACTGTGCTACTAAGTATCCTGACAAGCGTCCTACAATGGCTGAGGTAACACGCAGAATCGAGGAGCTTTGTGGATCACAGCATGAGCAAAAACCTCTGCATAGTGACATACTGGTTGATAATATTGATTCAGATTCTCTGTAG
- the LOC108215643 gene encoding uncharacterized protein LOC108215643 produces MALEWVLLGYTAAAEAVMLILLTIPINPLRKGLISVTQNLLKPLLSVIPFCLFLLMDIYWKYENRPNCEGHTCSPSEHLRHQKSIMKSQRNALLIAAAVVFYWLLYSVTSLVVKIDLLEKRVQKLKNQE; encoded by the coding sequence ATGGCACTAGAATGGGTACTTCTGGGCTACACAGCTGCAGCCGAAGCAGTGATGCTAATCTTACTCACAATCCCAATAAACCCACTTCGCAAAGGCTTAATCTCCGTCACTCAGAACCTTCTGAAACCATTATTATCTGTAATCCCCTTTTGTTTATTCCTGCTTATGGATATTTACTGGAAATATGAGAACCGACCCAATTGTGAAGGCCACACTTGTTCTCCCTCTGAGCATCTGCGCCATCAGAAGTCTATTATGAAGAGCCAGAGGAATGCCCTTTTGATTGCTGCTGCTGTGGTGTTTTACTGGCTTCTTTACTCTGTTACTTCACTTGTGGTGAAAATTGATTTGTTGGAGAAGAGGGTGCAGAAGTTGAAGAATCAGGAGTGA
- the LOC108217847 gene encoding plasmodesmata-located protein 7, which produces MARSTLHNIITVLIITLSPFLDVTHSTSDTVIYGGCSKIKYTPGSPYESNLDSLLTSLASSATSSSYNKYTITGPSPQDVVSGLFQCRGDLAQPDCATCVAHSVSQLGSLCPQTCGGAAQLDGCFVKYDNTTFIGVQDKSLVMKKCASSVGYDANLMDGRDAVLASVGGATGSYRVGGSGNTQGMSQCVEDLSASECQDCVMEAIGRLKSDCEGAVSGEMFLAKCYAKYSSTTGDHAFKPDQEINDSGNSNQAESGNSDEDHSEGEQTFAIIIGILAGVVLLVIFLTFLGRVLGGNAGEGDCGHKLERCSDLKA; this is translated from the exons atggCCCGTTCAACACTCCATAATATAATCACCGTCCTCATAATTACACTGTCACCTTTCCTCGACGTTACACATTCCACTTCAGACACTGTAATCTACGGTGGTTGCTCCAAGATAAAGTACACTCCGGGCTCCCCTTACGAGTCAAATCTCGACTCACTCCTCACCTCCCTGGCCAGCTCAGCCACATCCTCATCCTACAACAAATACACCATCACAGGCCCAAGCCCACAGGACGTAGTCTCCGGCCTCTTCCAGTGCAGAGGTGACCTGGCCCAGCCCGACTGCGCCACCTGTGTGGCCCACTCAGTGAGTCAACTCGGTTCCCTCTGCCCACAAACATGCGGCGGGGCTGCACAGCTAGACGGGTGTTTCGTCAAGTACGATAACACCACCTTTATCGGTGTGCAAGACAAGAGTTTGGTGATGAAGAAATGTGCGTCGTCGGTTGGATATGATGCTAATTTAATGGACGGTCGAGATGCGGTTCTGGCGAGTGTAGGTGGGGCCACCGGATCGTATAGGGTGGGTGGGTCCGGGAACACGCAGGGGATGAGTCAGTGTGTGGAGGATTTGAGTGCGAGTGAGTGCCAAGATTGCGTGATGGAGGCGATCGGACGGCTGAAAAGTGATTGTGAGGGTGCAGTTTCTGGAGAAATGTTTTTGGCCAAGTGTTACGCCAAGTATTCATCTACAACTGGAGATCATGCTTTTAAACCTGACCAGG AAATTAATGATTCAGGGAATTCTAATCAAGCCGAATCCGGGAATTCTGATGAAGATCATTCGGAAGGTGAGCAAACATTTGCGATAATAATTGGAATATTAGCTGGGGTGGTTCTCCTCGTAATCTTCCTAACTTTCCTGGGAAGGGTGTTGGGAGGCAATGCCG GAGAAGGAGATTGTGGACATAAGCTGGAAAGGTGTTCTGATCTGAAAGCTTAG
- the LOC108216587 gene encoding nudix hydrolase 21, chloroplastic — MEMQLQDISMELKNMVSMVARNGRHLQRYSTLGRRQVVGCIPYRYDGAKLEVLVISSQRKGKGMLFPKGGWEMDESIREAALRETVEEAGVKGIVEEKLGQWSFKSKGNDAYYEGHMFPLYVMEQLEFWPEKHIRQRVWMSVSEAKEACQHWWMIEALDKLVVREEAKPGKSNL; from the exons ATGGAGATGCAACTACAAGATATTTCAATGGAATTAAAAAACATGGTCTCTATGGTGGCTCGCAATGGAAGACATTTGCAGCGTTACAGCACTCTTGGTCGTCGCCAAGTTGTTGG ATGCATACCATATAGGTATGATGGAGCAAAACTAGaagttcttgtaatcagctcaCAGAGAAAGGGGAAAGGGATGTTGTTTCCGAAG GGAGGTTGGGAAATGGATGAATCCATTAGAGAAGCAGCTCTCCGCGAAACAGTTGAAGAAGCTGGAGTCAAAGGCATTGTTGAG GAGAAATTGGGTCAATGGAGTTTTAAGAGCAAAGGAAATGATGCTTATTATGAAGGACACATGTTTCCTTTATATGTTATGGAACAACTGGAATTTTGGCCGGAGAAGCACATCCGTCAAAGAGTATGG ATGAGTGTCTCAGAAGCCAAAGAAGCTTGTCAGCATTGGTGGATGATAGAAGCATTAGATAAACTAGTTGTCCGAGAAGAAGCAAAGCCTGGCAAATCTAACTTGTAA
- the LOC108216208 gene encoding glutamine synthetase cytosolic isozyme 1, with product MASLSDLVNLNLSDQTNKIIAEYIWIGGSGMDLRSKARTLSGPVDDPSKLPKWNYDGSSTGQAPGEDSEVILYPQAIFKDPFRRGNNILVMCDSYTPAGEPIPTNNRFAAAKIFSHPDVAAEVPWYGIEQEYTLLKKDVHWPLGWPNGGFPGPQGPYYCGIGADKAFGRDIVDAHYKACLYAGINISGINAEVMPGQWEFQVGPVVGISAGDELWVARYILERITEIAGVVVSFDPKPIPGDWNGAGAHTNYSTKSMRNQGGLEVIKKAIEKLGLKHKEHIVAYGEGNERRLTGKHETADINKFSWGVANRGASVRVGRETEKDGKGYFEDRRPSSNMDPYVVTSMIAETTILWNP from the exons ATGGCTTCTCTCTCAGATCTCGTTAACCTCAATCTCTCTGATCAAACCAACAAGATTATTGCTGAGTATATATG GATTGGTGGTTCAGGCATGGATCTCAGAAGCAAAGCAAGG ACCCTTTCTGGTCCTGTTGATGATCCCAGCAAGCTGCCTAAATGGAACTATGATGGATCGAGCACCGGACAAGCTCCTGGGGAAGATAGTGAAGTAATTCTTTA TCCTCAAGCTATCTTCAAAGATCCTTTCAGAAGGGGGAACAATATATTG GTTATGTGTGATTCTTATACACCAGCTGGTGAACCAATTCCGACAAACAATAGGTTTGCTGCGGCCAAGATTTTCAGTCATCCTGATGTTGCTGCTGAAGTGCCATG GTATGGTATTGAGCAAGAGTACACTCTGTTGAAGAAAGATGTTCATTGGCCTCTTGGATGGCCAAATGGAGGATTTCCAGGACCACAG GGACCATACTACTGTGGTATTGGTGCCGACAAGGCCTTTGGAAGAGACATTGTTGATGCTCATTATAAGGCTTGTTTGTATGCTGGGATCAACATAAGTGGAATCAACGCAGAAGTCATGCCAGGACAG TGGGAATTTCAAGTTGGACCTGTTGTTGGTATCTCAGCTGGTGATGAATTGTGGGTTGCTCGCTACATTTTAGAG AGAATCACTGAGATTGCTGGGGTAGTGGTTTCATTTGATCCAAAGCCTATCCCG GGTGATTGGAATGGGGCAGGTGCTCATACAAACTACag CACAAAATCTATGAGGAATCAGGGAGGCTTAGAGGTCATCAAAAAGGCCATCGAAAAGCTTGGTTTGAAGCACAAAGAACATATTGTTGCTTATGGTGAAGGCAATGAACGTCGTCTCACTGGAAAACATGAAACAGCTGATATAAACAAATTCTCATGG GGAGTTGCAAACCGAGGAGCATCTGTTCGAGTAGGCAGGGAGACAGAAAAAGATGGGAAAGGGTATTTTGAGGATAGAAGGCCTTCCTCGAACATGGATCCGTATGTTGTGACCTCCATGATCGCGGAGACAACAATCTTGTGGAATCCTTAA
- the LOC108217975 gene encoding uncharacterized protein LOC108217975 gives MPFSAINFLTDRRKTKPEAVEDEAAVIKAAAWAWYERGSGSEGKPIREFDFTNSRRTDPAPSRYKIEAMKSEKIDKYLSSACPSFNSSLMDNYEMESISKELGHYIERRRVVAVEKIEKVVGSDVKSKKLSRGFLLRHAAVSCGSINDVVAGRDKIVDNIRGRRRPEKRGPVPVVKSSTHAL, from the coding sequence ATGCCATTTTCAGCTATAAATTTCTTGACGGACCGAagaaaaaccaaacccgaaGCAGTCGAAGACGAAGCCGCCGTAATAAAAGCCGCTGCATGGGCCTGGTACGAACGTGGATCAGGATCCGAAGGCAAGCCCATACGCGAATTCGATTTTACCAACTCTCGCAGAACCGATCCAGCTCCGTCGCGCTACAAAATTGAGGCCATGAAGAGCGAAAAAATCGATAAATATTTGTCCAGCGCTTGCCCTAGTTTCAACAGCTCTCTTATGGATAATTATGAGATGGAGAGCATTTCCAAGGAGCTTGGTCATTATATAGAGCGTCGAAGAGTCGTAGCGGTAGAGAAGATTGAGAAAGTTGTTGGTAGTGATGTGAAGAGTAAGAAATTGTCGAGGGGATTTTTGTTGAGGCATGCAGCGGTTTCGTGTGGATCTATAAACGATGTAGTGGCTGGGCGAGATAAAATTGTTGATAATATTAGAGGGAGGCGGCGGCCGGAGAAGAGAGGTCCGGTGCCGGTGGTGAAGAGTAGTACCCATGCCTTGTGA
- the LOC108215871 gene encoding putative pentatricopeptide repeat-containing protein At1g09680, with product MRVSKAQLRHHYSTAVWYTPPPPLPCHHHHNPDPILTTLSKALQNSQTKPLQTSLQKLIPSLKPDHFIKLLDQNPQSFSPHSLFSLFTFLSSQPSFRHTLHSYCAMASFLSRHQMFDQSYSLLHCVISRKGKNSASCIFASLLEFRETHRADFVFSALIDAFLELGFVYDAIQCFYLMRKYRIEISFRSCGRIFDDMIKCCTPVMVWGFYCDALECGFPGDVRKFNVLIHKMCKEGKLKEAQLVFDGIRKWGLRPTVVTFNTLINGYCRFGDLEEGFRMKRFMDGSRCLPDVFTYSVLINWLCKECRLDEANGLFDEMCKRGLVPNDVTFTTLINGHCRYGTIVGAMEVYKEMLQKGVEPDLITYNTLMNGLCKSGEVRGAKSLLEEMTRKGLKPDKITYTTLIDGCCKEGDLNAALEFRNRMKEEGIELDEVAFTALVSGLCREGRVIDADRLLREMLSAGMRPDDATYTMVIDKFCKQGDVKTGFKLLKEMQADGHVPGVVTYNVLMNGLCKQGQMKNANVLLDAMLNLGVVPDDITYNILLEGHCRNGNPENSEKLRNEIGLVLDYASYKSLVDDLYKNSKEMT from the coding sequence ATGAGAGTATCAAAAGCACAGCTGCGCCACCACTACTCCACCGCCGTTTGGTACACTCCACCGCCACCCCTACCATGCCATCACCACCACAACCCAGACCCCATTCTCACCACCCTCTCAAAAGCCTTACAAAACTCCCAAACTAAACCCCTTCAAACCTCTCTCCAAAAACTCATCCCTTCTCTTAAACCCGACCATTTCATCAAACTATTAGACCAAAACCCACAATCTTTCTCCCCTcattctctcttctctctcttcacATTTCTCTCTTCTCAGCCCTCGTTTAGACACACTCTCCATTCATATTGTGCCATGGCTTCTTTTTTGTCTCGCCATCAAATGTTTGATCAGTCCTATTCACTGCTACACTGTGTTATTTCTCGGAAAGGTAAGAACTCTGCTTCTTGTATTTTTGCTTCACTTCTTGAATTTAGAGAGACCCATCGAGCTGATTTTGTGTTTAGTGCTTTGATTGATGCGTTCTTGGAGTTGGGTTTTGTTTATGATGCAATTCAGTGTTTTTATTTGATGAGAAAATATCGAATTGAGATTTCATTTCGGTCTTGTGGTAGGATTTTTGATGATATGATCAAGTGTTGTACGCCTGTTATGGTTTGGGGGTTTTATTGTGATGCTCTGGAATGTGGGTTTCCTGGTGATGTTcgtaaatttaatgttttgataCATAAAATGTGTAAAGAAGGTAAATTGAAAGAAGCCCAGCTGGTGTTTGATGGAATTAGGAAGTGGGGATTACGGCCTACGGTTGTTACTTTTAATACTTTGATTAATGGGTATTGTAGGTTTGGTGACTTGGAGGAAGGGTTTAGGATGAAGAGGTTTATGGATGGAAGTAGATGTTTGCCTGATGTGTTTACGTATAGTGTTTTGATTAATTGGTTGTGTAAGGAGTGTAGGTTGGATGAGGCGAATGGATTGTTTGATGAGATGTGTAAGAGAGGCTTGGTTCCTAATGATGTTACCTTCACTACTTTGATAAATGGGCACTGTAGATATGGGACTATTGTTGGGGCTATGGAGGTTTATAAAGAAATGTTGCAGAAAGGTGTTGAACCTGATTTAATTACGTATAACACTTTAATGAATGGGCTTTGCAAGAGTGGAGAGGTGAGAGGCGCTAAGAGCCTTCTCGAGGAGATGACCAGGAAGGGTTTGAAGCCAGATAAGATTACATATACTACACTTATTGACGGGTGCTGCAAGGAGGGAGATTTAAATGCAGCATTGGAGTTTAGGAATAGAATGAAGGAGGAAGGGATTGAACTTGATGAGGTTGCCTTTACGGCCCTTGTTTCGGGGTTGTGTAGAGAAGGACGGGTCATCGATGCAGATAGGTTGTTGAGGGAAATGTTGAGTGCAGGTATGAGACCAGATGATGCAACATATACTATGGTCATTGATAAATTCTGTAAGCAGGGAGATGTTAAGACGGGGTTTAAGTTGCTGAAAGAAATGCAGGCTGATGGACATGTACCGGGGGTAGTAACCTATAATGTGCTCATGAATGGCCTGTGTAAACAAGGACAAATGAAAAATGCAAATGTGCTGTTAGATGCAATGCTTAACCTAGGAGTGGTTCCAGATGACATTACCTACAATATTTTGTTGGAAGGGCATTGCAGGAATGGAAACCCTGAAAATTCAGAGAAGCTGCGTAATGAAATAGGGCTTGTTCTTGATTATGCCTCTTATAAGTCCCTAGTAGATGACCTATACAAAAATTCAAAAGAGATGACATAG